In Chitinophaga nivalis, a single genomic region encodes these proteins:
- a CDS encoding TrmH family RNA methyltransferase produces MTPERRERLLSVLHKRQGDLTVVLENVMDPHNISAVMRTCDAVGIQEIYVLNTIIPRHSKWGAKSSSSAAKWLTIHQFTDLATCVDALRSKYDKILTTHLATDAVSLYDIDFTGSIALVFGNEHGGVSEELRDRADGNFIIPQVGIIKSLNISVACAVSIYEAMRQKTVAGHYAQPALPPSQMNSLLDEWGLQDEE; encoded by the coding sequence ATGACACCAGAAAGAAGAGAACGATTACTGTCTGTATTACATAAGCGGCAGGGCGATTTAACGGTTGTACTGGAGAATGTGATGGACCCGCATAATATTTCTGCAGTGATGCGTACCTGTGATGCGGTGGGTATCCAGGAAATCTATGTATTGAATACCATCATTCCCCGGCACAGCAAGTGGGGTGCTAAAAGTAGTAGCAGCGCCGCCAAGTGGCTCACCATACATCAGTTTACCGATCTGGCGACATGCGTTGACGCATTGCGTAGCAAATATGATAAAATCCTCACCACGCATCTGGCTACAGATGCCGTGAGTTTATACGATATTGACTTTACCGGTTCTATTGCCCTGGTATTTGGGAATGAACATGGTGGTGTAAGTGAGGAGTTACGCGACCGGGCGGACGGTAACTTTATTATTCCACAGGTAGGCATTATTAAGTCACTGAATATTTCTGTTGCCTGTGCCGTGAGCATCTACGAAGCGATGCGTCAGAAGACTGTGGCCGGGCATTATGCGCAACCGGCATTACCACCATCACAGATGAACAGCCTCCTGGATGAATGGGGCTTACAAGATGAAGAATAA
- a CDS encoding DUF5977 domain-containing protein, which yields MILVPVAKGKKMIAYVMLLLMYFETVIPAYALGKPARIGYTPVPDKKVVAPVKAAMPPVIPPAALPVAATLADNDPGGPTQPEMQGFHSVNNDNMVDLFTGDFAYSIPLLDVGGYPLTLGYNSGISMDQEASWVGLGWTLNPGAITRNMRGLPDDFNGTDVVTKELSMKDNQTIGATTGFDLEILGTPKLRDGGFGASLGVGASIGVFNNTYRGWGLETAINAGINVGSKSMGFFTSGLSLANNSQEGVTLSPSLGYSMPHKETAEKAALGGVFSISSGYNTRAGMKALQFNAGLRQYNKNVQNTTGKESSLMGRSNSYTFSSDISYAYPGYTPAITIPYSSSLLTVNLRLGFEYKTVSPSFMLSGYVSRQTILPKDSYVKIPAYGYLNFQNGSKNLNGLMDFNREKDVPFREKPDMTNIAVPAYTYDVFSISGEGNGGMFRAYRNDIGNVFDHAVTTKDNSTRAGGDLGYGDVLHTGVDLNFTRSYTESGMWTTDNPLSRIIAFQHPQKDFEAVYFKNPGEKTVDPKAYYDALGGDDLVAAKLFQWDRNSPVISTTNRLTRYVNQAAVGDVVLNSSNAKNTQRSKRTQVISYLTAKEASEAGLSKYIDSYKYNTYRLNVCDKEIPDELENALHGLNGMYYYDREMHNYWGTRVDPELYYEDVKISRRHWNRSWPDSEPRVGGKFSARWEGRLRAPISGRYDLMIQADEGASLELNGRELITGYNNPEGNYEGYSTVFLDAGKMYNVLVHYRNDEADSRMHLKWKYGNMQDYAPIPTTNLFALPRPDSILIDSFMTREQRVNSYRKPDHISEINVLNNDGRRYVYGIPVYNLEQKEATFSVEKNSADAASGLAAYTSGKHDRIGKNDVDNERYYSSETIPAYAHTFLLTGILSPDYVDVNGDGITDDDPGDAIRFNYTKVAGINNPYKWRTPYNEKANYNEGLKTDYRDDKGSYVTGKKELWYLNSVESKNMIAVFRLGDRKDLLQIDSIGVKSQGGAKRLELIDLYTKADFLQKGTKATPIKTVHFEYTHELCMGINGKISTLDSGKLTLKRVWFSYNGNNKGRKNAYVFNYNAKNPVYHTQHYDRWGNYKDPAQNPRGAGTAIINNADYPYALQDSTAAAVNAAAWTLDSIVLPSGGRVKVTYESDDYAYVQNKRAMQFFPIAGFAAKVPASKADLSSNLYIDNQDHLYVAIDVPVAVNSREEIYTRYLEGITGITFRLNVMMPRDKYGGGGEAVPCYAKIDEGVDNYGVFNNGKTIWVKLMAIDKNGNPGGSYSPLTKAAMQFLRLNLPSKAYPGSDVTDSVDLLAGVSILIGMAGNIVNSLRSFDATCRSQDWVQKVDLNRSYIRLNSPAFKKYGGGLRVKRIVTWDNWNSMTGQKEARYGQEYIYTTTRKVNDQDILISSGVASYEPVLGGEENPFRVPVAYRTQVAALAPVTMGYTEEPLGEGFFPAPSVGYSKVRVRSINTTNTRSAPGYDETCFYTAYDFPTITERTIIGGDTHKRFKPGLTNFLRINAKHFLAVSQGFKIELNDMHGKLKSKASYGEANPTVWINKTEHFYRVDDQQATFKHLNNDVLTLDAKGQVNEQASIGKEIELMTDMRQQRSLTNGLNLSINCDIFTFAWPPVMAIPTVIHMAQREENIFRSIAVTKLINRHGILDSIVVNDKGSRVTTRNLLYDGETGEVVLTSTQNEYNDPIYNFTYPAGWVYDGMSGAYKNINVLLQHLDIKGGKIINGLPTGEENKYCYPGDEILIYSHNQVGGEDCNQEIATFASAGKIWAVDKNVMTGGAPDIYFMDKYGVPYGGNDVTLKIIRSGRRNVSASAGGVTMLKSPLLKQANNKYTFDINNGNGIISAAANEFKQLWHVTDRNRAVTSPALFGNDEVGRYFTKDCGPGNYSTLVLYRVPAGTYTAPTRDGANRKAEADMAQNGPKLARDSAVCYYGNTRQAKTFKRNDCPEGTYVDYIVEANKHYATSVAAANALALREIDSLGQKNANEKGNCGYLYAKVTVLHTTTKNDYTPSDIINTRFGNVVVSFYKDEACTLPFNVTNQKFLLVDSIYTRSVMEGNESTSGSLQTVKEYSCTGTSIMVLENVEVEYERRYREWDSHGNEVPQRSYNIDRHRYYLRPSNDFIIK from the coding sequence ATGATACTGGTACCTGTTGCCAAAGGAAAGAAAATGATTGCGTACGTCATGCTGTTGCTGATGTACTTTGAAACGGTGATACCTGCCTATGCCCTGGGAAAACCAGCCCGCATCGGGTATACACCGGTGCCCGATAAGAAGGTAGTTGCTCCTGTAAAGGCAGCAATGCCACCGGTTATACCGCCTGCTGCGCTTCCTGTGGCAGCTACCCTTGCAGATAATGATCCGGGTGGCCCTACACAACCGGAGATGCAGGGATTTCACTCTGTGAATAACGACAATATGGTGGACCTGTTCACCGGTGACTTCGCCTATAGTATTCCATTACTGGATGTAGGCGGTTACCCGCTTACACTGGGGTATAACAGCGGTATTTCCATGGACCAGGAAGCCAGCTGGGTAGGACTTGGCTGGACGCTGAATCCAGGTGCGATTACGCGGAATATGCGTGGGTTACCGGATGATTTCAATGGAACGGATGTGGTGACGAAGGAGTTGTCGATGAAAGATAACCAGACGATTGGCGCTACTACCGGGTTTGACCTGGAGATCCTGGGTACGCCCAAATTACGGGATGGTGGTTTCGGCGCATCTTTGGGAGTGGGAGCGAGTATAGGGGTTTTCAATAACACCTATCGTGGCTGGGGATTGGAAACCGCTATCAATGCAGGAATTAATGTGGGCAGTAAGAGCATGGGTTTTTTTACCAGTGGTTTATCACTGGCTAATAATTCACAGGAAGGCGTGACGTTGTCGCCATCGTTGGGTTATTCTATGCCGCATAAAGAAACAGCAGAAAAAGCAGCTTTGGGAGGTGTTTTTTCTATTTCATCCGGTTATAATACACGGGCGGGTATGAAAGCTTTGCAGTTTAATGCGGGGTTACGGCAATACAATAAGAATGTACAAAATACAACGGGAAAGGAGAGCTCCCTGATGGGAAGGAGTAACAGTTATACTTTTTCATCGGATATCTCCTATGCTTATCCCGGTTATACACCTGCTATTACCATTCCTTATTCAAGTTCGCTGTTAACCGTAAACCTACGGCTGGGATTTGAATACAAGACTGTAAGCCCCAGTTTTATGCTGAGCGGTTATGTTAGCAGGCAGACGATTCTGCCGAAAGATAGCTATGTGAAAATTCCGGCCTACGGTTATCTCAACTTCCAGAACGGAAGTAAGAATTTAAACGGTTTGATGGATTTTAACCGGGAGAAAGATGTGCCTTTCCGGGAGAAACCGGATATGACCAATATTGCGGTACCTGCATATACCTATGATGTGTTTTCTATTTCCGGAGAAGGAAATGGCGGTATGTTCCGGGCTTATAGAAACGATATTGGAAATGTGTTTGACCATGCTGTTACCACAAAAGACAACAGTACGCGTGCCGGGGGCGACCTGGGATATGGCGATGTATTGCATACCGGTGTAGATCTCAACTTTACCCGTTCCTATACAGAATCGGGTATGTGGACAACAGATAATCCATTATCCAGAATCATTGCCTTTCAGCATCCGCAAAAAGATTTTGAAGCCGTATATTTTAAAAACCCAGGAGAGAAGACGGTAGATCCCAAAGCATATTATGATGCGTTGGGAGGAGACGATCTGGTAGCTGCAAAGCTTTTTCAATGGGATCGTAATTCGCCGGTGATTAGCACCACCAATAGGTTGACCCGTTATGTTAACCAGGCGGCAGTGGGCGACGTAGTGTTGAACAGCAGCAATGCAAAGAATACACAACGGAGCAAACGTACGCAGGTGATTAGTTACCTCACAGCCAAAGAAGCCAGTGAGGCGGGGTTATCAAAATATATTGATAGCTACAAATACAACACGTATCGCCTGAATGTATGTGATAAGGAGATACCGGATGAGCTGGAGAATGCGCTACATGGCCTGAACGGGATGTATTATTATGACCGGGAGATGCATAACTATTGGGGTACCCGCGTAGATCCGGAGTTATACTATGAGGATGTAAAAATCTCCCGCAGACACTGGAATCGTTCCTGGCCGGATTCAGAACCCAGAGTGGGGGGGAAATTTTCTGCAAGATGGGAAGGGCGTTTAAGGGCGCCTATCAGTGGCAGATATGACCTGATGATACAGGCTGATGAGGGGGCCAGTTTAGAGCTGAATGGTAGAGAATTAATTACAGGGTATAATAATCCGGAGGGCAATTATGAAGGGTATAGTACTGTTTTCCTGGATGCCGGAAAAATGTACAACGTTCTTGTACATTACCGTAATGATGAGGCTGATTCCCGTATGCATTTGAAGTGGAAGTATGGTAACATGCAGGATTACGCCCCTATTCCCACCACCAATCTGTTTGCTTTACCACGGCCGGATTCCATCCTGATAGATAGTTTTATGACACGCGAACAACGGGTAAACAGTTACCGTAAACCGGATCATATTTCTGAAATCAATGTGTTGAATAATGATGGTCGCCGTTATGTATATGGTATACCGGTATATAACCTGGAGCAAAAAGAGGCCACTTTTTCTGTAGAAAAGAACAGTGCAGATGCCGCTTCAGGGCTGGCAGCCTATACCAGCGGAAAGCATGATCGCATTGGAAAAAATGATGTGGACAATGAAAGGTATTACAGCAGTGAAACCATTCCGGCTTATGCCCATACTTTTCTGCTGACCGGTATTCTTTCACCGGATTATGTGGATGTTAACGGAGATGGTATTACAGATGATGACCCGGGAGATGCCATTCGTTTTAATTATACTAAAGTAGCAGGTATCAATAATCCTTATAAATGGCGGACACCTTATAATGAGAAAGCCAACTATAATGAAGGATTAAAAACAGACTACCGCGATGATAAAGGCAGTTATGTAACCGGGAAAAAAGAATTGTGGTATCTCAACTCGGTAGAATCTAAAAACATGATTGCCGTTTTCAGACTAGGAGACCGGAAAGATTTGTTGCAGATAGATTCCATAGGTGTTAAATCACAGGGCGGCGCCAAAAGGCTGGAGTTGATAGACTTGTATACCAAGGCAGATTTCCTGCAGAAAGGTACCAAGGCTACCCCCATAAAGACGGTGCACTTCGAATACACACATGAATTGTGCATGGGTATCAATGGTAAAATCAGTACGCTTGACAGTGGCAAGCTAACTTTGAAAAGGGTTTGGTTTTCCTATAATGGTAATAACAAAGGCAGAAAGAATGCCTATGTGTTTAACTACAACGCTAAAAACCCGGTGTATCATACGCAGCATTATGACCGGTGGGGTAACTATAAAGATCCGGCGCAAAATCCTAGAGGCGCGGGTACTGCCATTATTAATAATGCGGATTACCCCTATGCCTTACAGGACAGCACAGCGGCTGCTGTTAATGCTGCTGCCTGGACATTGGATTCTATTGTATTGCCTTCCGGTGGCCGCGTGAAAGTGACCTATGAAAGTGATGATTATGCTTATGTGCAAAACAAACGGGCCATGCAGTTTTTCCCCATTGCAGGATTTGCTGCCAAGGTACCTGCATCTAAAGCAGATCTCTCCAGTAATTTGTATATCGATAATCAGGATCACTTGTATGTGGCGATTGATGTACCGGTAGCTGTTAACTCCCGCGAGGAAATTTATACCCGGTACCTGGAAGGTATCACGGGGATTACTTTCCGTTTGAATGTGATGATGCCGAGAGATAAATACGGTGGTGGTGGAGAAGCAGTGCCCTGCTATGCCAAAATAGATGAAGGCGTGGATAATTACGGCGTTTTTAATAATGGTAAAACCATTTGGGTGAAGCTGATGGCGATTGATAAAAATGGTAATCCGGGTGGCAGTTATAGCCCGCTTACAAAGGCAGCCATGCAGTTTTTACGCCTCAACCTTCCTTCAAAGGCCTATCCCGGATCAGATGTGACCGATAGCGTAGACCTGTTAGCAGGGGTGAGTATCCTGATAGGGATGGCGGGCAACATTGTGAATAGCTTACGTTCTTTTGATGCTACCTGCCGGAGTCAGGACTGGGTGCAGAAAGTAGACCTTAACCGCAGCTATATCCGGTTGAATAGTCCTGCGTTTAAAAAGTATGGTGGCGGCTTGCGGGTGAAACGTATTGTTACCTGGGATAACTGGAATAGTATGACTGGCCAGAAAGAAGCCCGGTATGGTCAGGAATATATCTATACAACCACGCGAAAAGTGAATGACCAGGATATTCTTATCAGTAGTGGTGTTGCGAGTTATGAACCTGTATTGGGTGGTGAAGAAAACCCATTCCGGGTACCGGTAGCCTACAGAACGCAGGTAGCTGCCCTGGCGCCTGTAACCATGGGGTATACCGAAGAACCACTGGGAGAAGGTTTCTTCCCGGCGCCATCTGTTGGTTACAGTAAGGTACGCGTGAGGTCCATCAACACCACGAACACCCGTTCTGCTCCCGGATACGATGAAACCTGTTTTTACACAGCCTACGATTTTCCCACTATTACAGAACGGACCATTATAGGCGGAGATACCCATAAACGTTTCAAACCGGGTCTGACCAATTTCCTGCGCATTAATGCCAAACATTTTTTAGCCGTATCACAGGGCTTTAAAATTGAGTTGAATGACATGCACGGTAAATTGAAATCAAAGGCATCCTATGGGGAAGCTAATCCGACAGTATGGATTAATAAAACCGAACATTTTTACCGGGTGGATGATCAGCAGGCCACGTTTAAACATCTTAACAATGATGTATTGACGCTGGATGCCAAAGGACAAGTGAATGAGCAGGCTTCTATTGGCAAGGAAATAGAACTGATGACCGACATGCGGCAGCAACGTTCCCTTACCAATGGATTAAACCTCAGTATAAACTGCGACATATTTACTTTTGCCTGGCCACCTGTGATGGCCATTCCTACCGTCATTCACATGGCGCAGCGGGAGGAAAATATTTTCCGTTCTATTGCTGTCACCAAATTGATTAACCGGCATGGTATATTGGATAGCATCGTGGTGAATGATAAGGGTAGCAGAGTAACTACCCGCAATCTTTTGTATGATGGAGAAACCGGAGAAGTAGTACTGACCAGCACCCAGAATGAATATAACGATCCTATATACAACTTTACCTATCCGGCCGGATGGGTATATGATGGTATGAGCGGCGCCTATAAAAATATCAATGTACTCCTGCAGCATTTGGATATTAAAGGCGGTAAAATCATCAATGGGTTACCAACAGGAGAGGAAAATAAATATTGTTATCCTGGCGACGAAATATTGATTTATAGCCACAACCAGGTAGGAGGGGAGGATTGTAACCAGGAAATTGCCACTTTCGCTTCAGCTGGGAAAATCTGGGCGGTAGACAAAAATGTAATGACTGGTGGCGCACCGGATATCTACTTTATGGATAAGTATGGCGTGCCTTATGGTGGTAATGATGTCACCTTAAAAATCATCCGTTCCGGCAGACGGAACGTATCTGCTTCTGCAGGTGGTGTTACGATGTTGAAGTCCCCTTTACTCAAACAGGCCAATAACAAATACACCTTCGATATCAATAACGGAAATGGTATTATCAGTGCTGCAGCCAACGAGTTTAAACAGCTGTGGCATGTCACCGACAGAAACCGTGCTGTCACATCCCCTGCTTTATTCGGTAATGATGAAGTTGGGCGTTATTTCACGAAAGACTGCGGACCTGGTAACTATAGTACCCTGGTATTATACAGAGTGCCAGCCGGCACATATACCGCACCTACCCGCGATGGGGCCAACAGAAAAGCAGAGGCAGATATGGCACAAAACGGACCAAAGCTTGCGCGGGACAGTGCCGTATGCTACTATGGTAATACGCGGCAGGCAAAGACGTTTAAACGGAACGATTGTCCGGAAGGAACCTATGTGGACTACATAGTAGAAGCCAATAAACATTATGCT